Proteins from one Chitinophaga oryzae genomic window:
- a CDS encoding phosphatidylinositol-specific phospholipase C, which produces MKHPQLLLAIAICGLFGCKKDAADNTLPGHPVADNHQLAGSNATVAFSLNNWMGSIANERNLAAISIPGTHDSGARFEPIGGTAKCQDLTIAQQLDAGIRFLDIRCRHIGDAFAIHHGSVYQNLNFNDVVTACYTFLNANPTETIIMCVKEEYDPTDNTRSFEQTFDSYTAQQPGKWYLSSAIPNLGDVRGKIVLLRRFGASSTPKGIEATNWADNTTFTINNSNSTLRVQDQYQVPDNNAKWTNITNLLSEAKTGNAATLYINFTSGYKPLIFGIPSITTVSNAINPQVSNYFTSNTQGRYGILPMDFATSARNNLIISTNF; this is translated from the coding sequence ATGAAACACCCTCAACTTCTGCTGGCAATCGCCATCTGTGGCCTGTTTGGCTGTAAAAAGGACGCTGCCGACAACACGCTGCCCGGCCATCCGGTGGCCGACAACCATCAGCTCGCCGGCAGCAATGCCACGGTCGCGTTTTCGCTTAACAACTGGATGGGCAGCATTGCGAACGAGCGCAACCTTGCTGCTATCAGTATCCCCGGCACGCACGACAGCGGCGCCCGCTTTGAGCCCATAGGCGGCACCGCCAAATGCCAGGACCTCACCATCGCCCAGCAGCTGGACGCCGGCATCCGCTTCCTGGATATCAGATGCCGCCACATCGGCGACGCTTTTGCCATCCATCACGGCAGCGTCTATCAGAACCTCAACTTCAACGACGTGGTGACAGCCTGCTACACTTTCCTGAATGCCAACCCCACGGAGACGATCATCATGTGCGTGAAAGAAGAATACGACCCTACCGACAACACCCGTTCCTTTGAACAGACGTTCGACAGCTATACCGCCCAGCAGCCCGGCAAATGGTACCTGTCTTCCGCCATCCCCAACCTCGGCGACGTGCGCGGCAAAATAGTGCTGCTCAGAAGATTCGGCGCTTCTTCTACGCCCAAAGGCATCGAAGCGACCAACTGGGCCGACAACACCACCTTTACCATCAACAACAGCAACTCCACGTTACGGGTGCAGGACCAGTACCAGGTGCCCGACAATAACGCCAAATGGACCAACATCACTAACCTGCTGAGCGAAGCCAAAACCGGCAATGCAGCTACGCTGTACATCAATTTCACCAGCGGCTATAAACCGCTGATCTTTGGCATCCCCAGCATTACCACGGTGTCTAACGCCATCAACCCGCAGGTCAGCAATTATTTCACCAGCAATACCCAGGGCCGGTATGGCATCCTTCCGATGGACTTTGCCACCTCCGCCAGGAACAATCTTATTATCAGCACCAACTTCTGA